A single genomic interval of Roseomonas aeriglobus harbors:
- a CDS encoding XRE family transcriptional regulator, with protein MAIEHVTSSGNVFADLGLSDPEGRLVKSKLAAALQRRIGELGLTQTAASARMGMPQPKLSKILRGRFDGISEAYIADGLRKLGHDVKIRVRPRHEGIGAVRVLETA; from the coding sequence ATGGCAATCGAGCATGTGACCTCCAGTGGCAACGTCTTTGCGGATCTCGGCCTTTCGGATCCGGAAGGTCGTTTGGTGAAGTCCAAGCTCGCCGCCGCTCTTCAGCGAAGGATTGGCGAACTGGGGCTGACGCAGACCGCTGCCTCTGCTCGCATGGGCATGCCACAGCCCAAGCTTTCCAAGATCCTCCGCGGCCGTTTCGACGGCATCAGCGAAGCTTACATCGCCGATGGCCTCCGGAAACTCGGCCACGATGTCAAGATTCGAGTCCGGCCGCGACATGAGGGGATCGGCGCAGTGCGGGTGCTGGAAACAGCCTAA
- a CDS encoding type II toxin-antitoxin system RelE/ParE family toxin, whose protein sequence is MRHPTTARQRPPDVRSEFGHGLYLAQLGMRHVNAKPYGSSIELIERYDGDTYRCVYNVKIDDDIYVLHAFQKKSTSGIAVPKHQKETIEARLKAAQRLAAEKRAQRKQAL, encoded by the coding sequence ATCCGCCACCCGACCACTGCAAGGCAGCGCCCGCCGGATGTCCGAAGCGAGTTCGGACACGGCCTCTACCTAGCCCAGCTTGGAATGAGACACGTCAACGCCAAGCCGTACGGCTCGAGTATCGAACTGATCGAACGGTACGACGGGGACACCTATCGCTGCGTCTACAACGTCAAGATCGACGACGATATCTACGTTCTCCACGCCTTCCAGAAAAAATCGACGAGCGGCATCGCCGTTCCGAAGCACCAGAAGGAAACGATCGAAGCTCGACTGAAAGCGGCTCAAAGATTGGCTGCCGAGAAGAGAGCGCAACGCAAACAAGCCTTATAA
- a CDS encoding transposase — protein MAQMTIMAGPECRRRWSDEQRERILVEAFRSGARVWDVARRHDVARGLIYHWRRAALRRAEPVLVPVVVNEPAGQASDPGVRPMTC, from the coding sequence ATGGCGCAGATGACGATAATGGCGGGGCCGGAGTGTCGGCGTCGGTGGAGCGATGAGCAGCGCGAGCGCATCCTGGTGGAGGCGTTTCGGTCCGGTGCGAGGGTTTGGGATGTGGCGCGGCGCCACGACGTTGCCCGCGGCCTGATCTACCATTGGCGTCGTGCGGCGCTCCGCCGGGCAGAGCCGGTGCTCGTGCCGGTGGTTGTGAACGAGCCGGCCGGGCAAGCGTCTGACCCTGGCGTACGGCCGATGACCTGTTGA
- the tadA gene encoding Flp pilus assembly complex ATPase component TadA, with amino-acid sequence MRPDRIILGELRGSEAFSFLRAVNTGHPGSMTTIHADSPSGTVEQLALLVLQSGARLTHGDVVRYVRNTIDVFVQLGRTAGRRFVSDVVLKQSAG; translated from the coding sequence ATGCGCCCCGACCGTATCATCCTGGGCGAACTGCGGGGCTCTGAAGCCTTCAGCTTTCTCCGCGCGGTCAACACCGGCCACCCGGGATCGATGACGACGATCCATGCCGACAGCCCGTCAGGCACTGTTGAGCAACTCGCGCTTTTGGTCCTGCAATCTGGGGCGCGCCTGACTCATGGCGACGTCGTCCGCTACGTTCGCAACACCATCGATGTGTTCGTCCAGCTTGGTCGGACAGCCGGACGTCGTTTCGTGTCCGACGTCGTGCTGAAACAATCGGCCGGCTGA
- a CDS encoding TrbC/VirB2 family protein: MSKLDRRDFGDQMAYDRRMLSGGQLTGQDAAIVSSARWFEGALLGSFATAVAILAVAAIGFLMLTGRIDLRRGASVVVGCFILFGASTIASALRSVAQDEMPATAVIAPPATVAAPVATQPPPPVPALSDPYAGASVPRNR, translated from the coding sequence TTGTCGAAGCTAGATCGCCGTGACTTCGGCGACCAGATGGCTTACGATCGACGAATGTTGAGCGGAGGGCAACTCACAGGACAAGACGCTGCGATTGTCTCATCGGCGCGTTGGTTTGAGGGCGCTCTACTTGGCAGCTTTGCAACTGCTGTCGCGATCCTGGCAGTCGCGGCCATCGGATTTCTGATGCTGACCGGGCGAATTGACTTGCGCCGCGGGGCGAGCGTCGTCGTTGGGTGTTTTATCCTTTTCGGTGCCTCGACCATCGCGTCCGCCTTGCGATCGGTGGCACAAGACGAGATGCCGGCGACAGCGGTAATCGCCCCGCCGGCCACGGTCGCGGCACCTGTCGCTACGCAACCACCGCCACCGGTTCCGGCATTGTCGGATCCCTATGCGGGTGCCTCGGTGCCGCGGAACCGCTGA
- a CDS encoding MobA/MobL family protein, whose translation MNLSDRLFRASAAVRAMISRQALEELGGAKPGRRVKAEKGLERHRQGGGLSRRNIDLSFPAPPRWRPMTTAGATSFHFSLSSVSNVRPAGRKAPNGALAFERYITAEQDRATVNERYVVDRDEGVEGKSRTAFVVSNISRGAAERERFWTAVSAAASTPSPPVLKIRPACGDLSELIRLTEDAATPRSVREALREVVDASNAGNKTTCRRVHRIELDNHALPWAEALDISRYGSRRDERLIHFVHPRGGVLQWQIEAEFPDELGDHDNRAIADAFGSLLDKLGLKYTIAAHESTHRNDPRNRHPHILIYPGACRQGYDGQWEFRGGKLQPGDLAARLGEATREELLRLSFKQRSAADVAALRHAFAKIVNDRLIACGVRRRYDPRTYVEMGIDQAPGEHLGSAAAALVDAGFAVEIDRRNAVKAWSARQRQAEREIAAELDQHDVVLHKLDAAAPAGDEDELARLRLAYEDARDRLAKTLRAVADWDLSTEMARSAAERLAAKTSDVLAAIADGSASAAEARAVATYRARSDIACAHLDAVNEAIEPHGDTVRAARREVANLRQNLAQLDRKIDAAIERQSVCESRDRTTRRWADDTVLMPDRYPMPLDGEAHFDALLEHLTRQRSAEWSTPANRFVFIVRSDSDSKQYAAIGLRPADRTLVAQQPYKRRFDAVLQEAGKLQDKEIGRVIDYIAAHGEASLLGSDSGAPHRTVRRHYRLYRHHPRFGDLLPGAQARFDASQRSLVNAPPAAGQPAAVLSAEPAAVADSVLEERPIELSATVTTVVIKAVVSTKTSRNLSEANARDGCVASASQAAMNTTIQSAAHIPPQIPADADISGDKPDRGGGSMPLPAGRDALLPEASDDEAEPSREDASSLPTKASSQSPAGPQTAQSDGAETIARPSLKMPGERQAQMASLTSEAVPTPLSSPSDAADKEHKPVAAAATLDNPVATERRALGAPAAAEIAPKRTTATTSPRSRPQLSPESDEVSSRPTLMEQARRLARQRAPMSSAATISSPTTTSPSVPDHKAERLELARQVVRDFREHTLYQRLPKAEREVFEAALVGPMTDLVDGHSSLRIENGKLLAAGRHDEIIDRLRVLAVSDCGYWLLVNAAKSMPAEPQTGKAWAVIDQTGVAAATPASIDQGRGHSQR comes from the coding sequence GTGAACCTGTCCGATCGCCTGTTCCGTGCCAGTGCCGCCGTCCGCGCGATGATCTCGCGGCAGGCGCTGGAGGAGCTCGGCGGAGCGAAGCCCGGGCGGCGGGTCAAGGCTGAGAAGGGACTGGAACGGCATCGCCAGGGCGGGGGATTGTCACGCCGGAATATCGACCTGAGTTTTCCGGCGCCGCCACGCTGGCGACCGATGACAACGGCCGGTGCGACGAGCTTTCACTTCTCGCTATCTTCCGTGAGCAACGTCAGGCCGGCGGGCAGGAAGGCACCGAATGGTGCCCTGGCGTTCGAGCGTTACATCACAGCGGAACAGGACCGGGCGACGGTCAACGAACGTTACGTCGTCGATAGAGACGAGGGTGTAGAAGGTAAGTCGCGAACAGCCTTCGTGGTCAGCAACATCTCGCGCGGTGCGGCGGAGCGCGAGCGGTTCTGGACGGCGGTGAGTGCCGCCGCCTCGACACCATCGCCGCCAGTCTTGAAGATCCGACCGGCATGCGGCGACCTGTCGGAGCTGATCCGCCTGACCGAAGACGCGGCCACGCCACGGTCTGTTAGAGAAGCGCTACGGGAAGTCGTCGATGCGTCGAACGCTGGGAACAAAACGACGTGTCGTCGTGTCCATCGTATCGAACTCGACAACCACGCTCTTCCTTGGGCAGAGGCGCTGGACATCAGCCGGTATGGATCGCGGCGCGATGAGCGGTTGATCCACTTCGTCCATCCGCGCGGCGGGGTCCTGCAATGGCAAATCGAGGCCGAGTTCCCGGATGAACTCGGCGACCACGACAATCGTGCCATCGCCGATGCCTTCGGATCGTTACTCGATAAGTTGGGACTGAAGTACACGATAGCTGCACATGAGTCGACGCACCGCAACGACCCACGAAATCGTCATCCGCACATCCTGATCTATCCCGGCGCATGCCGACAGGGGTATGATGGTCAGTGGGAGTTTCGCGGCGGCAAATTGCAGCCTGGCGATCTCGCCGCCCGATTGGGCGAGGCGACCCGGGAAGAGCTCCTCCGTTTGAGTTTCAAGCAGCGATCCGCTGCCGACGTCGCGGCGCTTCGACATGCCTTTGCAAAGATCGTCAATGACCGGCTGATCGCCTGCGGTGTCCGTCGTCGCTACGATCCGCGGACCTATGTAGAAATGGGGATTGATCAGGCGCCCGGAGAGCACCTGGGCAGCGCCGCAGCGGCGTTGGTCGACGCCGGCTTTGCGGTCGAGATCGACCGTCGGAATGCGGTCAAAGCCTGGTCTGCACGACAGCGGCAGGCAGAGCGGGAGATCGCCGCCGAGCTCGATCAGCACGACGTCGTTCTGCACAAGCTTGATGCTGCCGCACCGGCCGGCGACGAGGACGAACTGGCCAGACTGCGCCTGGCCTATGAGGACGCTCGCGACCGTCTGGCCAAGACCCTACGCGCCGTAGCAGATTGGGATCTTTCGACCGAGATGGCCCGGTCCGCAGCCGAACGCTTAGCGGCGAAAACCTCCGACGTCCTGGCTGCGATTGCGGACGGTTCGGCCAGTGCAGCGGAGGCGCGGGCGGTCGCGACCTATCGTGCCCGCAGCGATATCGCGTGTGCACATCTAGACGCCGTGAACGAAGCAATTGAGCCGCATGGCGATACGGTGCGCGCGGCGCGACGCGAGGTCGCGAACCTCCGCCAAAACCTCGCCCAGCTCGATCGGAAGATCGATGCGGCAATCGAGCGGCAGAGCGTTTGCGAGAGTCGTGATCGGACCACTCGGCGGTGGGCCGATGACACCGTGCTGATGCCGGATCGTTATCCAATGCCGCTTGATGGCGAAGCGCATTTCGATGCGCTTTTAGAGCATCTGACGCGGCAGCGGTCGGCCGAGTGGTCGACCCCGGCAAACCGCTTCGTGTTCATCGTTCGATCGGATAGCGACAGCAAACAATATGCCGCTATTGGACTACGTCCGGCTGACCGTACGCTGGTTGCGCAACAGCCCTACAAGCGGCGGTTCGATGCCGTGCTGCAAGAGGCCGGCAAGCTGCAGGACAAGGAGATCGGGCGCGTCATCGACTACATCGCGGCGCACGGTGAGGCGTCGCTGCTCGGCTCGGACTCCGGCGCGCCACATCGGACCGTTCGCCGGCACTATAGGCTATACCGACATCACCCAAGGTTCGGCGATCTGCTGCCTGGCGCACAGGCCAGATTCGATGCTTCGCAGCGGTCCTTGGTAAATGCGCCACCCGCGGCGGGGCAGCCCGCCGCCGTGCTGTCCGCTGAACCTGCCGCTGTTGCGGACTCGGTCTTGGAAGAGAGGCCGATTGAGTTGTCCGCTACCGTGACCACGGTGGTGATCAAGGCCGTTGTTTCGACGAAGACGTCCCGAAATCTCAGCGAGGCAAATGCCCGGGATGGCTGCGTCGCGTCGGCATCGCAGGCCGCGATGAATACTACCATTCAGTCGGCGGCGCACATCCCACCGCAGATACCCGCCGATGCTGACATAAGCGGTGACAAGCCGGATCGAGGAGGGGGCTCGATGCCCCTTCCGGCCGGTCGGGATGCGCTGCTGCCGGAAGCGAGCGATGACGAAGCTGAACCGAGCCGTGAAGATGCCTCGTCATTGCCGACCAAGGCCAGTTCTCAATCGCCAGCTGGCCCGCAGACAGCCCAAAGCGACGGGGCTGAAACGATTGCTCGGCCGTCACTGAAGATGCCCGGTGAGCGTCAAGCACAGATGGCATCGTTAACGAGCGAAGCCGTGCCGACGCCGCTCTCCTCGCCTTCCGACGCCGCGGACAAGGAACACAAACCTGTCGCAGCGGCAGCAACGCTGGACAACCCTGTTGCTACCGAGCGAAGAGCTCTCGGCGCTCCTGCCGCCGCTGAAATCGCTCCCAAGCGTACGACGGCAACGACGTCGCCGAGAAGTCGTCCGCAATTATCGCCAGAAAGCGACGAAGTTTCTTCTCGACCGACGCTGATGGAGCAAGCCCGCCGTCTTGCAAGACAGCGTGCGCCGATGTCCTCTGCCGCCACGATTTCGTCACCGACCACCACGTCGCCGTCCGTTCCAGATCACAAGGCCGAACGGCTAGAGCTTGCCCGACAAGTTGTCCGCGACTTCAGAGAGCATACACTCTATCAGCGCCTTCCGAAGGCAGAGCGCGAAGTCTTCGAAGCCGCGCTCGTCGGCCCAATGACCGATCTGGTGGACGGGCATAGTTCGCTCAGGATCGAGAACGGCAAGCTGCTGGCGGCAGGCCGGCATGACGAGATTATCGATCGGCTTCGCGTCTTGGCGGTGTCCGATTGCGGTTACTGGCTTCTGGTCAATGCTGCGAAATCCATGCCGGCCGAACCGCAGACCGGGAAGGCGTGGGCGGTGATCGATCAGACAGGCGTGGCTGCCGCCACGCCAGCATCAATCGACCAGGGCCGCGGGCACTCACAAAGGTAA